One genomic window of Candidatus Nitrosopumilus sediminis includes the following:
- a CDS encoding Lrp/AsnC family transcriptional regulator: MEIDDKDLQILKHLLVDARQSARQLSQRLDVSTVTMISRIKKLEEKKIIKGYSARLDHDLLGYDITAIIEIKTSQGKMLEVEDIIAKEDNVISVYDITGDADTLVIAKFKNRKNLSNFVKKLSAIPNIENTVTHIVLNTIKEDSRLI; this comes from the coding sequence ATGGAAATTGATGATAAAGATCTTCAAATTCTAAAACATCTTCTAGTTGATGCAAGACAATCTGCAAGACAACTCTCTCAAAGATTAGATGTATCTACAGTTACAATGATTTCCAGAATAAAAAAACTCGAAGAAAAAAAAATAATCAAAGGATATTCTGCTCGTCTTGATCATGATTTGTTAGGATATGACATCACTGCAATAATTGAAATTAAAACTAGTCAAGGAAAAATGTTGGAAGTTGAAGATATTATTGCAAAAGAGGACAATGTGATTTCTGTGTACGATATAACAGGAGATGCAGATACTTTGGTGATTGCAAAATTCAAAAATAGAAAGAATCTGAGTAATTTTGTAAAAAAATTATCAGCTATACCAAATATTGAAAATACTGTAACTCATATTGTACTAAATACGATAAAAGAAGACAGTAGATTAATCTGA
- a CDS encoding proline dehydrogenase family protein codes for MVTGIQLMEKVLFKIAKQWIAGNSIDDALVSAKEAYQLGRYAIINKLGEYHTSKKQISSTIDEYQKIINSFRKWKVRGAISVKPTQIGLSISQKECYRNFEKIIQKARDAHVFVWLDMESSEHTDETIEIYNTYFTKYERLGIALQANLKRTEDDLINLLQIGAKIRLVKGAYREKASVSFKSKEDVDKNYIKLMRTLFKNGNEFAIASHDGKIIQKAENLSKKYPKKFEFQMLKGIREELKPELIKKKFVVSDYIPYGANWLPYSVRRIKERKRNILLLGSSWIQSQRV; via the coding sequence GTGGTAACAGGCATACAGTTAATGGAAAAAGTTTTGTTTAAAATAGCAAAACAATGGATAGCAGGAAATTCCATAGATGATGCTCTAGTATCAGCAAAAGAAGCATACCAATTAGGACGATATGCAATTATCAATAAACTTGGAGAATATCATACTTCAAAAAAACAGATTTCATCAACAATAGATGAATATCAAAAAATCATAAACTCATTTAGAAAATGGAAGGTGCGTGGAGCAATATCAGTCAAACCAACACAGATAGGTCTTTCAATTAGTCAGAAAGAATGTTATCGCAATTTTGAGAAAATCATACAAAAGGCTCGTGATGCTCATGTCTTTGTTTGGTTGGACATGGAATCTTCTGAGCATACAGATGAGACAATAGAGATTTACAATACGTACTTTACAAAATATGAAAGGCTTGGAATTGCTCTGCAAGCAAATCTCAAGAGAACAGAAGATGATCTGATTAACTTGTTACAAATCGGTGCAAAGATACGTCTGGTGAAAGGCGCTTACAGAGAAAAGGCAAGTGTATCTTTCAAATCGAAAGAAGATGTGGATAAAAATTACATAAAACTTATGAGAACACTGTTCAAGAACGGTAATGAGTTTGCAATAGCATCACATGATGGAAAAATCATACAAAAGGCAGAAAACCTATCAAAAAAATATCCCAAAAAATTTGAATTTCAGATGCTAAAAGGAATAAGAGAAGAGCTAAAGCCAGAATTGATTAAAAAGAAGTTTGTTGTTTCAGATTACATCCCTTATGGCGCAAATTGGTTGCCATATTCAGTTCGACGAATCAAGGAAAGAAAAAGAAACATTTTATTGCTCGGGAGTTCGTGGATTCAATCACAACGAGTCTGA
- a CDS encoding arginase family protein yields the protein MEKICWANTDNFEESKFVVIGVPDESQSHALRKGTEEAPSKIRQISNLRDSFEHGGRISLGRPFQGSEKKIYDMGNINREQIENTYDEISASSKIPISIGGDHSITRQIINTITKRYGKISLVYFDAHPDFVSSTTNYYGSVVNDILSNIEISSSVQIGIRAPEQEELDNIKKFDLKVITPFDIREQGIKQVANSVTSRLGDKVYISFDMDCIDPAFAPGVSVPVPVGLNSTDAVYLLKEIVKKGIVGMDMMEVCPSFDVKDRTSHLASRIISEALYSSGET from the coding sequence ATGGAAAAAATATGTTGGGCAAATACCGATAATTTTGAAGAGTCTAAATTTGTAGTCATTGGCGTTCCTGATGAATCCCAATCCCATGCATTAAGAAAAGGAACAGAAGAAGCTCCATCTAAAATTAGACAAATCTCTAATCTCCGTGATTCTTTTGAACATGGTGGACGAATCTCTCTTGGTCGTCCTTTTCAAGGCTCAGAAAAAAAAATCTATGATATGGGAAACATAAACCGAGAACAGATTGAAAATACCTATGATGAAATATCTGCATCTTCAAAAATCCCAATCTCGATTGGAGGTGATCATTCTATTACCCGACAAATAATTAATACAATAACAAAAAGATACGGGAAAATTTCTTTGGTATATTTTGATGCTCATCCTGACTTTGTAAGTTCTACTACAAACTATTATGGCTCAGTAGTCAATGATATTCTTTCAAATATTGAAATTTCCTCTAGTGTTCAAATAGGAATTAGAGCCCCTGAACAAGAGGAATTGGACAATATTAAAAAATTCGATCTAAAAGTGATTACGCCTTTTGACATAAGAGAACAAGGAATCAAACAAGTGGCAAACTCTGTTACAAGCAGATTAGGTGATAAAGTGTACATTTCATTTGATATGGATTGCATTGATCCAGCATTTGCTCCTGGTGTTTCTGTTCCTGTACCTGTGGGTTTGAACAGTACAGATGCCGTCTATCTGTTAAAAGAGATAGTAAAGAAAGGTATTGTAGGTATGGATATGATGGAAGTTTGTCCTAGTTTTGATGTAAAAGATAGGACATCTCACTTGGCTTCTCGAATAATCTCTGAGGCTCTTTATTCGTCAGGAGAAACATAA
- the pdxT gene encoding pyridoxal 5'-phosphate synthase glutaminase subunit PdxT, with protein sequence MTLKLGVLAIQGDVAENVSSLENSVTELNQDATVNIVKTPEEISQLDGLIIPGGESTTIGQLSLVNGSLKEIKQKVESGMPVLGICAGMVLLANNASDKVIGKTEQPLFGFLDVDLERNSFGRQRESFEANISMDSIGISNYNGVFIRAPTITTASNDIEVLAKFNEKIVAIKKGNIIGTSFHPELTEDLAIHKYFVNLVKATKN encoded by the coding sequence ATGACTCTAAAACTAGGTGTTTTAGCTATTCAAGGCGATGTTGCTGAAAACGTATCTTCTTTAGAGAATTCTGTAACTGAATTAAATCAAGATGCAACTGTAAATATTGTAAAAACTCCTGAAGAAATCTCCCAACTAGATGGTTTGATTATTCCTGGAGGAGAAAGCACAACTATTGGACAATTATCTCTAGTAAATGGCTCTTTGAAAGAAATTAAACAAAAAGTCGAATCAGGAATGCCTGTTTTAGGAATATGTGCAGGAATGGTATTACTTGCAAACAATGCCAGTGACAAAGTTATAGGCAAAACCGAGCAACCCCTATTTGGTTTTCTAGATGTTGATCTTGAGAGAAACTCTTTTGGAAGACAACGTGAATCCTTTGAAGCTAATATCTCAATGGACTCTATTGGGATTTCTAACTATAATGGCGTCTTTATTCGTGCACCAACAATAACTACTGCTTCAAATGACATTGAAGTTCTTGCAAAATTTAACGAGAAGATCGTTGCAATCAAAAAAGGTAACATAATTGGAACTTCTTTTCACCCAGAACTGACTGAGGATTTAGCAATTCACAAATATTTTGTTAATTTGGTTAAAGCCACCAAAAATTAA
- a CDS encoding DUF6659 family protein produces the protein MSVTKSEKYHKLYETIQNLDSKIRFVTIIDYSGRLLFGGQREGVTDYLKPDLQKESLRHAMDAWKLRNKFSDFIGRGKYAIAEYEKLKRITIPLEQDKLIYITCEPQTNHDMLIKSILKLIE, from the coding sequence ATGTCTGTGACAAAATCTGAAAAATATCATAAACTTTATGAAACGATTCAAAATCTTGATTCAAAAATTAGATTTGTAACTATAATTGATTATTCGGGTCGATTGCTATTTGGGGGTCAAAGAGAAGGTGTAACAGACTATCTAAAACCAGATTTACAAAAAGAATCTCTAAGACATGCCATGGACGCATGGAAACTTCGAAATAAATTTTCTGATTTTATTGGAAGAGGAAAATATGCAATTGCAGAATATGAAAAGCTAAAAAGAATTACCATCCCGTTAGAGCAAGATAAGTTGATTTACATTACATGTGAACCTCAAACTAATCATGATATGTTAATTAAATCGATTCTTAAATTAATTGAATAG
- a CDS encoding aldehyde dehydrogenase family protein — protein sequence MSEFQNEYTWGKAVASNSTEKFQENFDKAIDKVRDELGKKYPIIINGQEIYYDDCFTVRSPSDTRIVVAKFPKTSIHDTENAISSAKNSFEKWSSTTYQKRVEIFRNCADVFSKQKFFLSALMTFENGKNRLEAMGDIDETIDFMRFYALQLEKNQGFCKQTTHPNPYEKTQTIMKPFGVWGIIAPFNFPSAIAIGMTTAALITGNTAVLKPASDAPLSSFQFAKIIYSEIPNGAINFVTGSGGTVGKTIIESKDVDGIAFTGSYEVGMKGFQEFTKETAKPFISEMGGKNPAIVTKHADLNKATDGIMNAAFGFAGQKCSACSRVYVQNDVADQFISKIVEKTKKLRIGMPWKQDVFLGPVINKGAKTKFENAVTLAKQDGEVLTGGNVLSSSEFENGYFVEPTIVTKLPDDHKLVKEELFLPFLCIQRYDTFDDAIKLANKTEYGLTAGIFSNDDKQLEEFFSKIQAGVVYANRFASATTAALVSSQPFVGWKHSGSTGKGAGGENYLQQFMHSQTQTRCD from the coding sequence TTGTCTGAATTTCAAAATGAATACACTTGGGGTAAGGCTGTTGCAAGTAATTCTACTGAAAAATTCCAAGAAAATTTTGACAAGGCAATTGACAAAGTCCGAGATGAACTTGGCAAAAAATATCCTATAATCATTAATGGACAAGAAATCTATTATGATGATTGCTTTACAGTAAGATCTCCTTCTGATACTAGAATTGTTGTGGCAAAATTTCCAAAAACATCTATTCATGACACCGAAAATGCCATATCTAGTGCAAAAAACTCATTTGAAAAGTGGAGTAGCACTACATACCAAAAAAGAGTTGAAATTTTCAGGAATTGTGCTGATGTGTTTTCCAAACAAAAATTCTTTTTGTCCGCATTAATGACATTTGAGAATGGAAAAAATCGCCTTGAAGCCATGGGTGATATTGATGAAACAATAGACTTTATGCGATTTTATGCACTACAACTAGAAAAAAACCAAGGGTTCTGCAAGCAAACCACTCATCCAAACCCTTATGAGAAAACTCAAACTATAATGAAGCCTTTTGGTGTGTGGGGAATAATTGCCCCATTTAACTTTCCTTCTGCAATTGCGATAGGAATGACTACTGCAGCACTAATTACAGGAAATACCGCTGTTCTAAAACCTGCAAGTGATGCCCCACTGTCTTCATTTCAGTTTGCAAAAATTATTTATTCTGAAATTCCCAATGGTGCGATTAATTTTGTTACAGGTTCTGGAGGAACAGTTGGAAAAACCATCATTGAAAGCAAAGACGTTGATGGTATAGCATTCACTGGATCTTATGAGGTTGGCATGAAAGGATTTCAAGAATTTACAAAAGAGACTGCAAAACCTTTCATCTCTGAAATGGGCGGAAAAAATCCCGCGATTGTTACTAAGCATGCTGATTTGAACAAAGCTACTGATGGAATAATGAATGCGGCATTTGGATTTGCTGGACAAAAATGCAGTGCATGCTCTAGAGTTTATGTTCAAAATGATGTTGCGGATCAATTCATTTCAAAGATTGTTGAGAAGACAAAGAAACTACGAATTGGAATGCCTTGGAAACAGGATGTATTCTTGGGTCCTGTAATTAACAAGGGTGCAAAAACAAAATTTGAGAATGCCGTAACTCTTGCAAAACAAGATGGAGAGGTTCTTACAGGAGGAAATGTTCTGTCTTCTTCAGAATTTGAGAATGGTTATTTTGTTGAACCCACAATAGTTACAAAATTACCAGATGATCACAAACTTGTCAAAGAAGAATTGTTTTTGCCCTTTTTGTGCATTCAAAGATATGATACCTTTGATGATGCCATAAAACTTGCAAACAAGACAGAATATGGACTGACTGCAGGAATTTTCAGTAATGATGATAAACAGTTAGAAGAATTCTTTTCAAAAATTCAAGCAGGCGTTGTGTATGCTAATCGTTTTGCAAGTGCAACAACTGCAGCATTAGTTTCTAGTCAGCCCTTTGTTGGATGGAAACATTCAGGCTCCACTGGAAAAGGGGCAGGTGGTGAAAACTATTTGCAACAGTTCATGCACAGTCAGACTCAGACTCGTTGTGATTGA
- a CDS encoding Lrp/AsnC family transcriptional regulator, producing MDKAFVLINCEPGKEPSILKQLREMKNVVDVQGTYGVYDIVARIESDDKSQLENIISDQIRKLDDVNSTLTLIPTESEDVKSDLREIEPDVIPEQKKPLEEQSSEKEDNDLDDEPEEDYDDED from the coding sequence ATGGACAAGGCTTTTGTTTTAATTAATTGTGAACCTGGTAAAGAACCCTCTATTCTCAAGCAATTAAGGGAAATGAAAAATGTAGTTGATGTTCAAGGAACATATGGTGTTTATGATATTGTAGCAAGAATAGAATCTGATGATAAATCCCAACTTGAAAATATTATTTCTGATCAAATCCGAAAACTAGATGATGTTAATTCTACACTGACTCTTATTCCAACTGAATCTGAGGATGTAAAGTCAGACTTGCGTGAAATAGAACCTGATGTAATACCTGAACAGAAAAAACCCTTAGAAGAACAATCCTCAGAAAAGGAAGATAATGATTTAGATGATGAGCCTGAAGAAGATTACGATGATGAAGATTAA